Genomic DNA from Methylocystis sp. MJC1:
ATTCAAGGTGAAATACGGCAATATCGCACCGGCGAGCGTCGGCGCGATTCAGCGCCAGCTTCTCGTGCTGGAGACGCAGGGCGGCGACAAGTTCTTTGGCGAGCCGCCGCTGGAGATTACCGATTTCATCCGGACGGATCGCGACGGACGCGGCGTGGTGAACATTCTCGCCGCTGACAAGCTGATGCGCGCGCCGAAGCTCTACGCCACTTTCCTTTTGTGGATGCTCTCGGAGCTTTTCGAGACGCTTCCCGAGGTCGGCGATCAGGACAAACCCAAGCTCGTCTTCTTCTTCGACGAAGCGCATCTCCTTTTCGACGATGCGCCAAAGGCGCTGCTCTCGGCGATCGAGCAGGTGGTCAGGCTCATCCGCTCGAAGGGCGTCGGCGTCTATTTCATCACGCAGAATCCGCTCGACGTGCCGGATACCGTGCTGGGCCAACTCGGCAATCGCATTCAGCACGCGCTGCGCGCCTTCACGCCGCGCGACCAGAAAGCGGTGCGCGCGGCGGCCGAGACCTTCCGCAAGAACCCGTCCTTCGACACGGCGGACGCCATTATGCATCTTGGCGTCGGCGAGGCGCTCGTCTCCATGCTGGGCGACAAGGGCGCGCCGGAGATCGTCGACCGCGTGCTAATCGCGCCGCCCGCCGCCCGCGTCGGGCCCGTGACGCCGCAAGAGCGCGCCGCCGTCATGGGCGAGAGCAAATTCTCCGGCAAATATGACACGCCCATCGACCGCGACTCGGCCTACGAGACCCTGCAAGGGGGCGGACAAAACGCCGCAGGCGGCGGCTTGATCGGGACCATCGGCGGCGTGTTGGGCAAGCTTTTCGGTTCGGCCAAGGGACAGAAGCTCTCGCCCGCCGAGGCCGCGCTGCGCTCGGCGGTCCAAAGCGCGGCGCGCACAGCGGGAAATCGCATCGCCAAGGAAATCTTGCGCGGCGTCCTGGGCGGCATCACTAAATAGAATCTTAAGCTTCGCGAAGTGTCGGAACCTCCCCGGCGACGCTTTCGCCGGGCCTTTATTACGGAATCTTAATCCCGACTTTAGCGAGTTGTCACGTAGCAGTCATTTTCCTGCCCGGCGTTTCCGGCCTATACTATCCTTGTTGCGATCGGCGAATGCGCGATCGACCATCGCGGGCTTGCCGCCCCGGGAGCCCGTCAGGGGAGGGACGAATATGGCGAATGCTTTGCCCATCGTCGCGGAAGGCGGGCTCGCCCGCTACCTTGCCGAAATCCGCCGGTTCCCCATGCTGGAGCCGCAGCAGGAATATATGCTCGCCAAGCGTTGGCGCGAACATGAAGACCCGAAGGCTGCTCAGAAGCTTGTCACCTCGCATCTGCGCCTCGTGGCCAAGATCGCCATGGGCTATCGCGGCTACGGCCTGCCGATCGGCGAGATCGTCTCCGAAGGCAATGTCGGCCTGATGCAGGCCGTCAAGCGCTTCGAGCCGGATCGCGGCTTCCGCCTCGCCACATATGCGATGTGGTGGATCCGCGCGTCCATTCAAGAATATATCCTGCGCTCATGGTCGCTCGTCAAAATGGGCACCACCGCCAGCCAGAAGAAGCTCTTCTTCAACCTCCGCAAGGCCAAGAGCCGCATCTCCGCCTTCGAGGAGGGCGATCTGCGGCCCGAGAATGTCGAGAAGATTGCGACGCGCCTCGGGGTCTCGCAGCAGGACGTGATCGAGATGAACCGCCGTATGGGCGGCGACGCCTCGCTCAACGCGCCGCTGCGGGAGGAAGGGGAAGGCGAATGGCAGGATTGGCTCGTCGACGACAGCGACGACCAGGAGCGCGTCCTCGCCGCGCAGGAGGAGAGCAGCAATCGCTTGAAGGCGCTGCGCGGCGCGCTCGACGTGCTCAATCCGCGCGAACGCCGCATCTTCGAGGCGCGCCGCCTCGCCGACGATCCGGTGACGCTCGAGCAACTTTCCGAGGAGTTCGGCGTCTCCCGCGAGCGCGTGCGGCAGATCGAAGTCCGCGCCTTCGAGAAGGTGCAGGCGGCGGTGAAGTCCGGCGTGGCGCGGATCGAAGAAACCCACGCAGCGGCGATGTGAGGGGGCGCGAGCCCCTTCACCCGCGCTCTCCGTCACTGCGAGCGGAGCGAAGCAATGACGTAAGCGGCGCTAGCCGCAAATCCCCTTCAGCGCCGCCCACTCTTCGTCGCTTAAAAGCGGCGTCGCCGTCTCGCCCTTGTCGGCCGCCTCGAGCGCCTCCAGCCGATCCGCGCTGAGCGGGTGGTCGTGAAGAATGCTCAGGGGCCCGCCGTCGTCCTCCCCCGTGATCCGCACCAGCAATTCACCCATGGGTTTCGCGGGCCGGCCGAGCGCGCCGAGGGTCTTGGCGGCGAAGGCGTCGGCCTGGGCCTCGTTTTCGCGCGAATGGGCGGCGTTGAACAAGGAATTGCCGACGACGACCATGGCCGAGGCCTCGGTCACGTCGCCGAAGACCAGGCCGACAAGCATGGCCGTGCCGCCTGTCTCTATGATGCGGCGCAGATGGTCGCGGTGTTCCAGATGGCCGAGCTCATGGGCGAGCACGCCGATGACTTCGTCCTGCGACCAGGCTTTATCCAACAAGCCCGAGAGCAAGTAGATCTTGCCGCCGGGCAAGGCGAAAGCGTTCGGGGTCTTTGACGAAAGGACCTCGATCGTCGCGGGCAGGCGCAGATGGGCGGCGGCCTCGAGGCGGCGCGAGACTTTCTGCAAGGCCTCCATGCCCTTGGGCGTTTGGCAGCTTTTGCCCGGGAAGGTCTTGCGCGCTTCTTCGTCGGCGCCCGCGCCGAGCTTCTTTTCCCACGCCACGGGAATGGCGGGGGCGATGAGATCGGCCGTGCGCGGCACGCCGCCCCAGAGGAAGGCGCCCAGCATCACGCTTGCGGCGAGGCCATAGATGAGCCTCTTGCGCCCCTCGGGATTGGGCGTCTCCCTCTCGCCCAAGAGCAGGAGGCAGTGGCGCACGACGTCGGTCTGCGTTTGCGGATCGTCCACTTCGAGCCGGGCGCCCTTCGGCCCGCCGAGCGCCATGAGGCGCATGACGCCGCCGGGCGGCGGCACGCGGCGCACGTCCGCATAGGGCCAAGCCGCGAGCAGGACGCCGTCTTCCGTGATTTCGAGCGCGGGGCCGAAGACGAGCTGGACGGCGCGGCGTCTTTCAATAGAGCCGTCGAAATAGCTGGCGTTGCCGGTCGCTTCCGTCGTCACGCGCCCTCCTCGACCAAAGGCTAGCACCGTAAGAGCCAAAGACAAAACGCGGCGCTATATGGAGAAGCGAAGCGCTGCAGGAGATTGGTGATGTCGCATTGGCTCATTGCCGGCGCGAGCCGGGGCATTGGTTTGGAGCTGGCGCGCCAGCTCGCGCTGAGGGGTGAGCGCGTGAGCGCGAGCGTGCGGAGTGAAAACGGCCGCGCGGCCTTACAGGAGGCGCTGGAGCCACTGGGCGACAGGGGGCAAATTCTCATCTTCGACACGCGCGACGACGCACAAATCCGCGAGGCCGCCGCGGAGGTGAGCGAGCCGATCGACGCGCTTGTCGCCAACGCCGGCGCCTATGGGCCGCAGCGCCAATCGGCGCTCGATATGGATTTCGACGGCGTGCTCGATCTCGTCAACGTCAATACGCTCGGGCCTTTGCGCGTCGCTCAGGCGTTTTTGCCGCTCATCAAGCAGGCCGAGCGGCCGCGCATCGCGATGATCTCGAGCGTCTTGGGCTCGATGGCGCTGGAAGGGACCTTCAACGTCGGATACCGCATCTCGAAAGCCGGGCTCAACAAGATCGTCCAATGTCTCGCCGACGATCTGAAGCCCGAAGGCATTCCAGTCATTTCCATGCATCCGGGCTGGGTGCGCACCGATATGGGCGGGCCCAACGCGCCGGTCAGCGCCGAGGACAGCGCCGCGGGCATTATTGGCGTCATCGAGCGGCTGACGCTCGCGGATACGCGCAGATTCGTCGATTACAAGGGCGCGGAAATCGACTGGTGAGCGCGGGCCGATACGCCCCCTCCCCACCCACCCGGCAGGGGTTGGGGCGACAATCTTGGGCGTGATCTCGGCCGGACCCCACCCGACCTCGCTTTCGCGGGGCCACCCCCCCCCCCGTAAAGGGGAGGGATGGGGGCGCCGAGATTGCCGATCGCCGGGGAAACCGCCTTTACAGCCCCACCTGCACCAGCTTGCTGTTCGTTTGCAGCAGGTTGCGGTAGCGCGCCAACGCCCAGAGCGGGAAGAATCTGCGATAGCCGTGGTAGCGCAGGTAGAAGACGCGCGGGAAGCCGGTCGCCGTGAAGCGCGGCTCGTTCCAGAGTCCGTCCTGAGCCTGCGTCGCCTGCAGATAGGCGACGCCGCGTGCGACCGCCGGATGATCGACCTCGCCCGCCGCCATCAGGCCGAGCAGCGCCCAGGCGGTTTGCGAAGAGGTCGAGGGCGCGGGCTCATAGCCCTTGTAGTCGAGCTTGTAGCTCGCGAGATCCTCGCCCCAGCCGCCGTCCGCGTTCTGGATCGAGACGAGCCAGTCCACCGCTCGGTGATAGGATTCGTGCTCATGCGGCAGGCCGACGGCGTTGAGCGCGCAGAGCGCCGACCAGGCGCCGTAGATGTAATTGGCGCCCCAGCGGCCGAACCAGGAACCGTCCTTTTCCTGCTCTTTCAGCAGATAGTCGACGCCGCGCCGCAGGCATTCGCTCGATTCCACCGTGTCGCCGAGTTGCGCCAGCATGGAAATGCAGCGCGCCGAGACGTCCACCGTCGGCGGATCGAGCAGCGCGCCATGGTCGGCGAAGGGGATGTGGTTGAGATAATGATAGACGTTGTCGGCGTCGAAGGCGCCCCAGCCGCCGTTCTTCGACTGCATGCCGACGACCCATTCCTTGGCGCGCGCGATGCGCTCGGCATAGGGCTTTTTCTCTTCGGCGCTGGTGAGGCGGTCCATGGCGGTAGCGACGACGGCCGTGTCGTCCACGTCCGGATAATGCGCATTGGCGTATTGGAACGCCCAGCCGCCGGGCCGCAAACCGGGCCGCTGAACCGCCCAGTCGCCCTTCATATCCAGCACCTGCAGGGGCGCGAGCCAATCGCAGGCGGCCCGCGCCTTCTCGCGCGCGTCCGCGTCGCCGGTCTCCAGCAGCGCATGCGCCACGAGCGAGGTGTCCCACACCGGCGAGACGCAGGGCTGGCAATAGGCTTCCGTTTCATTGACGACGAGCAGCCGCTCGATCGACTCGCGTGCGTGCTTCACGCGCTGGTCGGTCTCGGGGACGCCGAGCGCGTCATACATCAGCAGGCTGTTGACCATCGCCGGGAAGATGGCGCCGAGACCATCGACGCCGTTCAAGCGCTCGGTCGTCCAGCGTTCGGCGAGCTGAACGGAGTAGTCGCGCGAACGCTTCGGCATATGAGGCTCGAGCAGGCGCAGCAGCTTGTCGATCTCGCCGAAAATATGCGCCCAGGGCCAGGTCTGATGCTCGCCCTTCGGCCAGACCTTCACCTCTTCCGGCGGCGTCGTGAAGAGCTCCTGGATATGGACGTTCTTCGGGTTCTTCGCGCACGGCTTATAGGTCATCAGCACCAGGAGCGGCACGAGAACCGTGCGGCCCCAGTAGGAAATCTTGTCGAGATGGAAGGGAAACCACCTCGGCAGCAGCATGATCTCGACCGGCATCACCGGCACGCCGCGCCAGGGGATCTGGCCGTAAAGCGCGAGCAGCGAGCGCGTGAAGACATTGGAGTTCGCCGCGCCGCCATGGGCGAGGATCGCCGCGCGGGCGCGCGCCATGTGCGGGGCGTCGATGTCGTCGCCGATCATCTTGAGCGCGAAATAGGCCTTCACGCTGGCCGAGATGTTGAATGCGCCGTCCTGGAACAGCGGCCAGCCGCCGTGATCGCCCTGCATGCGGCGCAGATAGACCGCGATCTTGCGCTCCAATTCGGCGTCGACCGGCTCGGCGCGGAAATGGCGCATCAGCACATATTCGGCGGGGATGGTGGTGTCCGCCTCCAGCTCGAAGCACCAATGGCCGTCCGCCTTGCCGAGGTCTAAAAGCGCGGCTTTGGCGCTCTGAATGCTCGCTTCGAGCGCATCTGCGGTCGGCGCGTCACTGGCGCGAAGGGCTGCGGTCATGGTTTGTCCTTTTTGCTCAATTTCATAGCGCTATGCGATGCGAAGCGTGGCGGTTTCCGCCGCGTCGCCCTCGCCATGCGGCGTGACGACGATTTCGACGTCCTGGCCCAGCGCGACCAGGAAGCGCAGGAGCCGCTCCAGGGAGAACTGCCGGAAGTCGCCGCGCAGCATCTTGGAGACGTCGGGCTGCCTGACGCCGAAAAGCCGCGCCGCCTCGACCTGTTTGAGGCCGCGCGCCTTCAGAAGCGCCTCGATCTTACGGACCAGCTGCGCCTTGAGGATGTGATCCTCCGCATGTCTCGGCGTCGGCTGGCTTTCACTCATCTTATCAAGCCTGTTCATTCGCCCGGCCCGCGAGCGTGGTTCAACTATAGTGATTTAACCATATGGTCAAGGCGGGGCGCGATGGCGCATCGCTTGCTAACCGAACGGCAACCCGCCTCTTTCGACCGAGGCGCTCGGCATTGTTCGAAAGGGGCAGGCCTATGGACGAGCTTTTTGTGATTTGTCGGACAGTCGAAATCGACGACGCCCAGGCCCACGGCTTCGTGCTGATGAAAGCCGAGGAGAGCGGGGAGACATCGCCCTGGCCGATCGTGG
This window encodes:
- a CDS encoding SDR family oxidoreductase — protein: MSHWLIAGASRGIGLELARQLALRGERVSASVRSENGRAALQEALEPLGDRGQILIFDTRDDAQIREAAAEVSEPIDALVANAGAYGPQRQSALDMDFDGVLDLVNVNTLGPLRVAQAFLPLIKQAERPRIAMISSVLGSMALEGTFNVGYRISKAGLNKIVQCLADDLKPEGIPVISMHPGWVRTDMGGPNAPVSAEDSAAGIIGVIERLTLADTRRFVDYKGAEIDW
- a CDS encoding helix-turn-helix domain-containing protein translates to MSESQPTPRHAEDHILKAQLVRKIEALLKARGLKQVEAARLFGVRQPDVSKMLRGDFRQFSLERLLRFLVALGQDVEIVVTPHGEGDAAETATLRIA
- the rpoH gene encoding RNA polymerase sigma factor RpoH yields the protein MANALPIVAEGGLARYLAEIRRFPMLEPQQEYMLAKRWREHEDPKAAQKLVTSHLRLVAKIAMGYRGYGLPIGEIVSEGNVGLMQAVKRFEPDRGFRLATYAMWWIRASIQEYILRSWSLVKMGTTASQKKLFFNLRKAKSRISAFEEGDLRPENVEKIATRLGVSQQDVIEMNRRMGGDASLNAPLREEGEGEWQDWLVDDSDDQERVLAAQEESSNRLKALRGALDVLNPRERRIFEARRLADDPVTLEQLSEEFGVSRERVRQIEVRAFEKVQAAVKSGVARIEETHAAAM
- the shc gene encoding squalene--hopene cyclase, whose translation is MTAALRASDAPTADALEASIQSAKAALLDLGKADGHWCFELEADTTIPAEYVLMRHFRAEPVDAELERKIAVYLRRMQGDHGGWPLFQDGAFNISASVKAYFALKMIGDDIDAPHMARARAAILAHGGAANSNVFTRSLLALYGQIPWRGVPVMPVEIMLLPRWFPFHLDKISYWGRTVLVPLLVLMTYKPCAKNPKNVHIQELFTTPPEEVKVWPKGEHQTWPWAHIFGEIDKLLRLLEPHMPKRSRDYSVQLAERWTTERLNGVDGLGAIFPAMVNSLLMYDALGVPETDQRVKHARESIERLLVVNETEAYCQPCVSPVWDTSLVAHALLETGDADAREKARAACDWLAPLQVLDMKGDWAVQRPGLRPGGWAFQYANAHYPDVDDTAVVATAMDRLTSAEEKKPYAERIARAKEWVVGMQSKNGGWGAFDADNVYHYLNHIPFADHGALLDPPTVDVSARCISMLAQLGDTVESSECLRRGVDYLLKEQEKDGSWFGRWGANYIYGAWSALCALNAVGLPHEHESYHRAVDWLVSIQNADGGWGEDLASYKLDYKGYEPAPSTSSQTAWALLGLMAAGEVDHPAVARGVAYLQATQAQDGLWNEPRFTATGFPRVFYLRYHGYRRFFPLWALARYRNLLQTNSKLVQVGL
- a CDS encoding helicase HerA-like domain-containing protein is translated as MTGTSESCPTAVPGKILVGATHGQHARAYRYLTLSLGNRHGLISGATGGGKTVSLQLLAEGFSNAGTAVFLADVKGDLSGLSQPGDSKPAFVKRAEEIGLDYQPDRFPVVYWDVFGEQGHMVRATVSEMGPLLISRLLDLNDTQEGVINIVFKVADEQGLLLLDLKDLRAALAHVADNAAEFKVKYGNIAPASVGAIQRQLLVLETQGGDKFFGEPPLEITDFIRTDRDGRGVVNILAADKLMRAPKLYATFLLWMLSELFETLPEVGDQDKPKLVFFFDEAHLLFDDAPKALLSAIEQVVRLIRSKGVGVYFITQNPLDVPDTVLGQLGNRIQHALRAFTPRDQKAVRAAAETFRKNPSFDTADAIMHLGVGEALVSMLGDKGAPEIVDRVLIAPPAARVGPVTPQERAAVMGESKFSGKYDTPIDRDSAYETLQGGGQNAAGGGLIGTIGGVLGKLFGSAKGQKLSPAEAALRSAVQSAARTAGNRIAKEILRGVLGGITK
- a CDS encoding M48 family metallopeptidase, giving the protein MTTEATGNASYFDGSIERRRAVQLVFGPALEITEDGVLLAAWPYADVRRVPPPGGVMRLMALGGPKGARLEVDDPQTQTDVVRHCLLLLGERETPNPEGRKRLIYGLAASVMLGAFLWGGVPRTADLIAPAIPVAWEKKLGAGADEEARKTFPGKSCQTPKGMEALQKVSRRLEAAAHLRLPATIEVLSSKTPNAFALPGGKIYLLSGLLDKAWSQDEVIGVLAHELGHLEHRDHLRRIIETGGTAMLVGLVFGDVTEASAMVVVGNSLFNAAHSRENEAQADAFAAKTLGALGRPAKPMGELLVRITGEDDGGPLSILHDHPLSADRLEALEAADKGETATPLLSDEEWAALKGICG